In Terriglobia bacterium, the following proteins share a genomic window:
- a CDS encoding shikimate kinase: MAIDQRPSAIDRILLVGFMGAGKTTVGRMLAQRLGWSFVDLDDRIREREGREIGEIFRDSGEEYFRKVEGECLRALLEGKETQGPSTRTRQSAAQNRRGRLMGACALGMTADKGVVVALGGGAFVRAENAALLRQTGAPAIFLDASVEELRRRCAGQAVERPLFRGENQFRQLYEARRSGYMAADLRVETGGKTPEQVVEELLAVRF; the protein is encoded by the coding sequence TTGGCCATCGACCAACGACCATCGGCCATCGATCGAATTCTCCTCGTGGGATTCATGGGCGCGGGGAAAACCACGGTCGGGCGGATGCTGGCGCAGCGGTTGGGATGGAGCTTCGTGGACCTGGATGACCGCATCCGCGAGCGCGAAGGGCGGGAGATCGGGGAGATTTTCCGCGATTCGGGGGAAGAATATTTTCGCAAGGTGGAGGGTGAGTGCTTGCGGGCGCTGCTGGAAGGAAAGGAAACGCAAGGTCCCTCGACTCGGACGCGCCAATCCGCCGCGCAAAACCGGCGCGGCCGGTTGATGGGCGCGTGCGCGCTCGGGATGACCGCGGATAAAGGAGTCGTTGTTGCGCTCGGTGGCGGAGCGTTTGTGCGGGCGGAGAATGCCGCCCTGCTGCGGCAAACGGGCGCGCCGGCGATCTTCCTGGATGCGAGCGTGGAAGAGCTGCGGCGGCGGTGTGCCGGCCAAGCAGTCGAGCGCCCGCTGTTTCGCGGCGAGAACCAATTTCGCCAGTTGTACGAAGCGCGGCGCAGCGGTTACATGGCAGCGGACTTGCGTGTCGAAACCGGCGGCAAGACGCCGGAGCAGGTTGTGGAAGAGCTTTTGGCTGTTCGTTTTTAG
- a CDS encoding DUF4097 domain-containing protein: MSNTSRSATLGLLAVIALATTASAAGKKEFRYTVTRGATISVVNDYGSVRLRASVVNQVLVSATPGSSKVEVDAAQNGNRVAVRTRFLQKTGESDGRVEYDLQVPADANVMIRTASGPVQVQGVGGDVSVDVDTGQVEVRDGNGHVRVRTVAGPITLSNLNGGFVEATSVGGSVMLNHVVGRVVSVSTTGGAIAYSGDFGGGGQYSLTTHSGNIDVSLSPSASVDVTARTVAGTVENDFPLQAPVHPIMALNQGKSFAGTSNAGASAVRLRTFSGRIRVKKQ, translated from the coding sequence ATGTCAAACACCTCACGCAGCGCGACCCTGGGCCTGCTGGCAGTCATCGCCCTGGCAACGACCGCTTCTGCCGCCGGCAAGAAGGAGTTCCGTTATACGGTGACACGCGGCGCAACCATTTCCGTGGTCAACGATTACGGGTCGGTACGGCTGCGGGCTTCCGTTGTGAACCAGGTGTTGGTGAGCGCGACGCCGGGTTCGTCGAAGGTCGAGGTGGATGCGGCGCAGAATGGCAACCGGGTTGCAGTGCGCACTCGTTTCCTGCAGAAGACCGGCGAGAGCGATGGCCGCGTGGAGTACGACCTCCAGGTTCCCGCCGATGCCAACGTGATGATTCGAACCGCCAGCGGGCCGGTACAGGTGCAGGGCGTCGGCGGCGATGTTTCGGTGGACGTCGACACCGGACAGGTCGAAGTGCGTGACGGCAACGGGCATGTGCGGGTGCGCACCGTCGCCGGGCCGATTACGCTGAGTAACCTGAACGGCGGGTTCGTGGAAGCGACCTCGGTGGGCGGGTCGGTGATGCTGAATCATGTCGTGGGAAGGGTCGTGTCGGTAAGTACCACCGGCGGGGCGATTGCGTACAGCGGCGATTTTGGCGGCGGCGGGCAGTATTCGCTGACCACCCACTCCGGCAATATCGATGTCAGCCTGTCGCCGAGCGCGTCGGTGGACGTGACTGCGCGCACGGTCGCGGGCACAGTGGAAAATGATTTTCCTCTCCAAGCGCCCGTCCATCCCATCATGGCGCTGAACCAAGGCAAGTCGTTCGCAGGCACGTCGAATGCGGGCGCGTCGGCCGTGAGGCTGCGTACCTTCAGTGGTAGAATCCGAGTCAAAAAGCAGTAG
- a CDS encoding sigma-70 family RNA polymerase sigma factor, whose protein sequence is MTQQKKTIASGLSEAEAIERAKQGDGESFAGLYALHKRRVYSLCLRMTGNIAEAEDLTQEAFLQLYRKIATFRGESAFSTWLHRLAVNVVLMRLRKKGLPEVSLEESLEPQQEDGPRKDIGARDNVLAGSIDRLNLERSIESLPPGYRIIFVLHDIEGYEHNEIAEMMGCSIGNSKSQLHKARMKLRDLLKPSRAEKAAKRA, encoded by the coding sequence TTGACACAGCAAAAGAAAACCATAGCGTCCGGGCTCTCCGAGGCTGAAGCGATCGAAAGAGCCAAGCAGGGCGACGGGGAATCGTTTGCCGGGCTGTACGCCCTGCACAAGCGGCGTGTCTATTCGCTTTGCCTGCGCATGACGGGCAACATCGCCGAAGCGGAGGACCTGACGCAGGAGGCGTTCCTGCAGCTCTATCGCAAGATCGCCACCTTCCGCGGCGAGAGTGCATTTTCCACCTGGCTGCACCGGCTGGCGGTCAACGTGGTGCTGATGCGCCTGCGCAAGAAGGGTCTGCCGGAAGTTTCGCTGGAGGAGAGCCTGGAACCACAGCAGGAGGACGGCCCAAGAAAGGACATCGGGGCGCGCGACAACGTGTTGGCCGGCTCGATCGACCGGCTCAACCTGGAGCGGTCGATCGAGAGTCTGCCGCCCGGCTATCGCATTATTTTCGTATTGCACGATATTGAGGGATACGAGCACAACGAGATTGCCGAGATGATGGGATGTTCTATCGGCAACAGCAAGTCCCAGCTCCACAAGGCGCGCATGAAGCTGCGCGACCTGCTCAAGCCCAGCAGAGCCGAAAAGGCCGCCAAGCGGGCTTGA
- a CDS encoding MFS transporter, translated as MSDSTTNPAAAARLEPSRFYRWAVLAIISLAMFGNYYVYDCIAPVADLLAKQLHFSDSNIGLLQAIYSIPNVFMVLVGGILVDRLGLRKSTLIFGALCTIGAAVTVAAPQLQVMAAGRLIFGLGAESLIVAVTTAVAKWFRGKELSFAFGINLMIARFGSWLAQNSPTWAKGAYQNWRSPLLIAVAFGSLCIIGPLIYWVMEVYAEKNYALGQAGPTDKVDLKEFSQDWNWRDPVWIVFAVALIAVALYPESDWTYFFWAVVTVVGTRLLITSRRMFGISYLYIVLLCITFYSAIFPFETFAIKFFIEAHGTSRELGGFLVSILTLFTMFGTPAFGLVADKIGRRTLLMMAGSFLLIPVYLMMAYTSISLYVPMAMMGVAFSLVPAILWPSVAYIVPQAKLGTAYGLMTMIQNIGLAGFNLTIGWANDHSHAGAQNPRGYALGMWIFSALGFFAVFFSWLLRRNEMGPNSHGLETITAKSS; from the coding sequence ATGAGCGATTCCACAACCAATCCTGCCGCTGCGGCGAGGCTGGAGCCTTCCCGCTTCTATCGCTGGGCGGTGCTGGCCATCATCAGCCTGGCGATGTTCGGCAATTACTACGTGTACGACTGCATCGCTCCGGTGGCCGACCTGCTCGCCAAGCAACTGCATTTCTCCGACTCCAACATCGGCCTGCTGCAGGCGATTTACAGCATTCCCAACGTGTTCATGGTGTTGGTGGGCGGAATCCTGGTGGACCGGCTGGGCCTGCGCAAGTCCACGCTCATCTTCGGCGCGCTGTGCACGATTGGGGCAGCAGTAACGGTCGCTGCGCCGCAGTTGCAGGTCATGGCTGCGGGGCGGCTGATCTTCGGGCTGGGCGCGGAATCGCTGATCGTGGCGGTGACCACAGCCGTGGCCAAGTGGTTCCGCGGCAAAGAACTCAGCTTCGCCTTCGGCATCAACCTGATGATTGCCCGCTTCGGCTCCTGGCTGGCGCAGAACTCGCCGACCTGGGCCAAAGGCGCGTATCAAAACTGGCGCTCGCCGCTGCTGATCGCGGTGGCGTTTGGAAGCCTGTGCATCATCGGCCCGCTGATCTACTGGGTCATGGAAGTCTATGCCGAGAAAAATTATGCGCTCGGACAGGCCGGCCCAACCGACAAGGTTGACCTCAAGGAATTCAGCCAGGATTGGAATTGGCGCGATCCGGTGTGGATTGTTTTCGCTGTTGCGCTGATCGCCGTCGCGCTCTATCCCGAAAGCGACTGGACGTATTTTTTCTGGGCTGTCGTGACCGTGGTCGGAACCAGGCTGTTGATCACCAGCCGTCGAATGTTCGGCATCTCCTATCTGTATATCGTGCTGCTCTGCATTACCTTCTATTCCGCGATTTTTCCCTTCGAAACTTTCGCCATCAAGTTTTTCATCGAAGCGCACGGCACCTCGCGCGAGCTGGGCGGCTTCCTGGTCAGCATTCTGACGCTGTTCACCATGTTCGGCACGCCGGCCTTCGGCCTGGTGGCGGACAAGATCGGGCGGCGCACGCTGCTCATGATGGCCGGCTCCTTCCTGCTGATTCCCGTGTATCTGATGATGGCTTACACCAGCATCTCGCTCTACGTGCCGATGGCCATGATGGGGGTGGCATTCTCGCTGGTACCGGCGATCCTTTGGCCGTCGGTGGCTTACATCGTGCCGCAAGCGAAGCTGGGAACCGCGTACGGGCTGATGACTATGATCCAGAACATCGGCCTGGCTGGATTCAACCTGACGATCGGCTGGGCCAATGATCACTCCCACGCCGGCGCCCAGAATCCTCGCGGGTACGCGCTGGGGATGTGGATCTTCTCCGCCTTGGGCTTCTTCGCCGTCTTTTTCTCCTGGCTGCTGCGCCGCAACGAGATGGGCCCGAACTCGCACGGGCTGGAAACCATTACGGCGAAAAGCTCGTAA
- a CDS encoding ThiF family adenylyltransferase: MSLTPEERYSRQVLFHGIGAAGQQRLRQSRVAIVGCGATGSTVAGLLARAGVGTVRIIDRDYVEPSNLQRQALFDEADAAESLPKAIAAARKIAACNSDIVVEPHVADLTPENIEQLLAGAQLILDGTDNFETRYLINDYAVRERLPWIYAAAVASYGVTMNVLPGETACLACVFPESPRGSFETCDTAGILNSAAATVAAIEATEALKLLVGATQTMRNTLLSFDLWSNQRSEITVQHARADCRACGERDFVHLAGKQRPHITLCGRNSVQIHERQRPIDFDELTQRLQPHGTVRHNEFVLKFWRDPYELTLFPDGRAIIKGTTDTAIARSFYARFVGS, encoded by the coding sequence ATGTCGTTGACTCCCGAGGAACGCTATTCGCGCCAGGTGTTGTTCCACGGCATCGGCGCTGCCGGCCAGCAGCGCCTGCGCCAGTCGCGCGTGGCCATCGTCGGCTGCGGCGCCACCGGCTCGACCGTGGCGGGACTGCTGGCGCGCGCCGGTGTCGGAACCGTTCGCATCATCGACCGCGATTACGTCGAGCCCAGCAATCTCCAGCGCCAGGCCCTCTTCGACGAGGCCGACGCCGCCGAATCCTTGCCCAAGGCGATTGCCGCCGCGCGCAAGATCGCCGCCTGCAACTCCGATATCGTCGTCGAACCCCACGTCGCCGACCTCACGCCCGAGAACATCGAGCAACTACTGGCCGGCGCGCAACTCATTCTCGACGGCACCGACAATTTTGAAACCCGTTACCTGATCAATGACTACGCGGTGCGCGAGCGCCTCCCGTGGATTTATGCCGCCGCCGTCGCCAGCTACGGCGTGACCATGAACGTGCTGCCCGGTGAGACCGCGTGCCTCGCTTGCGTTTTTCCCGAGTCGCCACGCGGCAGCTTTGAGACCTGCGATACCGCCGGCATCCTGAATTCGGCGGCCGCAACCGTCGCCGCCATCGAAGCCACGGAAGCTCTCAAGTTGCTGGTCGGCGCCACCCAGACCATGCGCAACACGCTGCTCTCCTTCGACCTCTGGAGCAACCAGCGCTCCGAAATCACGGTTCAGCACGCACGCGCCGATTGTCGCGCCTGCGGTGAGCGCGACTTCGTCCACCTCGCCGGCAAGCAGCGCCCGCACATCACCCTTTGCGGGCGGAATTCGGTGCAGATCCACGAGCGCCAGCGGCCCATCGACTTCGACGAACTCACCCAGCGCCTCCAACCGCATGGAACCGTGCGCCACAACGAGTTCGTCCTGAAGTTCTGGCGCGACCCCTACGAACTGACTCTCTTCCCCGACGGCCGCGCCATCATCAAGGGCACCACCGACACCGCCATCGCCCGCAGCTTCTACGCCCGCTTCGTCGGCTCATAA
- a CDS encoding BamA/TamA family outer membrane protein, with protein sequence MALSKTHIRQNRADAGRRLGVLVLVCGVVCASAQQQPAAMAVPPGPASRSSSAVAALSNLNPYQGLPVGKVEFRGLQADAPVTEHLRQLVAQNLGGPLDRQKLGRAMRALYATGRFADLQVEAQRSPQNEVSLVFVATENLFIGATTVSGAPKRPSAAQLRDASKLELGKLYSPAAVEQGLQRMKSLLTDNGYFQGTITVNEERHPELQQINLHFSVTPGALARIGRVTVDGSPGLSDEEILRIAKLHPGDKVNTEHTTRALTRLRKRFSKMERLEAQISITDRRYQAESNTLDYVFRIVRGPVVNISVSGASISESKLRRYIPVYEEHAVDDDLLNEGRRNLRDYLQTQGYFDAVVEYTHRHDPQQPQRVEIVYTVEAGAKHELTNIYIEGNKYFARGLIRERMAIQPASLLMRHGRFSQELLTRDTDNVRDLYLANGFEHVKVSGSFQDDYGGQVGRMAVFIKIDEGPQTLVSSLAIAGTQVIAEDQLRPLLTTVEGQPYSETNVAQDRDTILNYYFDHGFPDATFTASAKPVEGDATRETVGYLIQEGPQVFVDRIIDSGLHYTKPGIAKRQYQIKPKDPLSQSRMLDTQRRLYDLGVFNAVNMAVQNPDGQSRYKDLYLQFEEARRWNFTYGFGIEVQSGAFGTREIPQGTTGVSPRVSFDVTRINFGGRAHTMSFSSHVGRLEQRALAIYDAPHFLATDYLRFTASAFYDNSLDVRTFTSQRLEGSMQLEQIVSKATSLLYRLTYRRVRASDLLISPILVPLFSQPVRVGMPSLTYIRDRRDDPIDTHNGNYNTFDTGVAARVFGSEATFGRFLGQNTTYHPFHKRRWVFARNLRVGLAQTFGPTDLLPLPERFFAGGGNSLRGFAINQAGPRDLTTGEPLGGNAMVVNSFELRTPTVALPWLGNNMGFVIFHDAGNVFATPHDLFNSLLKWSQPHPGLCTQASTAKQCDFNYISHAVGGGIRYRTPIGPARLDFGYNFNPPVFGVYPDASNNFAPFHWQTARHFNFIFSIGQTF encoded by the coding sequence ATGGCATTGTCGAAGACCCACATCCGCCAAAACCGGGCAGATGCGGGGCGCCGATTGGGTGTATTGGTCCTGGTCTGCGGGGTAGTGTGCGCCTCGGCTCAGCAGCAACCGGCGGCGATGGCGGTCCCACCTGGGCCGGCGAGTCGGAGTTCGTCGGCGGTGGCCGCGCTGAGCAACTTAAACCCCTACCAGGGATTGCCGGTGGGGAAGGTGGAGTTCCGCGGCTTGCAGGCCGATGCGCCGGTGACGGAGCATCTGCGGCAACTGGTGGCGCAAAACCTGGGCGGGCCGCTGGACCGTCAGAAGCTGGGCCGCGCCATGCGCGCGCTGTACGCCACCGGGCGATTCGCAGACCTGCAGGTGGAGGCGCAACGCAGCCCGCAGAACGAAGTCTCGCTGGTGTTTGTGGCCACGGAAAACCTGTTTATCGGCGCGACCACGGTGTCCGGCGCACCCAAGCGGCCGAGCGCGGCGCAACTGCGCGACGCCAGCAAATTGGAACTGGGGAAGTTGTACAGCCCAGCGGCGGTTGAGCAGGGCCTGCAGCGGATGAAGAGCCTGCTGACCGACAACGGCTACTTCCAGGGGACGATCACGGTAAACGAGGAGCGCCATCCTGAGTTGCAGCAGATCAATCTGCATTTCAGCGTGACGCCGGGCGCGCTGGCGAGGATTGGACGGGTGACTGTGGACGGCAGCCCTGGGCTGAGCGACGAGGAAATCCTGCGCATCGCCAAGCTGCACCCGGGTGACAAGGTGAACACCGAGCACACCACACGGGCGTTAACGCGGCTGCGCAAGCGCTTTTCCAAGATGGAGCGACTGGAAGCGCAGATCTCGATCACCGACCGGCGGTATCAGGCGGAGAGCAACACGCTGGACTACGTGTTCCGCATCGTGCGCGGGCCGGTGGTGAACATCAGCGTGTCGGGGGCAAGCATCAGCGAGAGCAAGTTGCGGCGGTACATCCCGGTGTATGAAGAGCACGCGGTGGACGACGACCTGCTCAACGAGGGCCGGCGCAACCTGCGCGACTACCTGCAGACGCAGGGCTACTTCGATGCCGTAGTGGAGTACACCCATCGGCACGACCCTCAGCAGCCGCAGAGGGTGGAGATCGTGTACACCGTCGAAGCGGGCGCGAAGCACGAGCTAACGAACATTTATATCGAGGGCAACAAGTATTTTGCGAGGGGCCTTATCCGGGAACGCATGGCGATCCAACCGGCGAGCCTGCTGATGCGGCACGGGCGGTTCAGCCAGGAGTTGCTCACGCGCGACACCGATAACGTCCGCGATCTCTACCTGGCCAACGGGTTCGAGCACGTCAAGGTCAGCGGCAGCTTCCAGGACGATTACGGCGGGCAGGTCGGGCGGATGGCGGTGTTCATCAAGATTGACGAGGGGCCGCAGACGCTGGTTTCGTCGCTGGCGATCGCCGGCACGCAGGTGATCGCCGAAGACCAATTGCGGCCCTTGTTGACCACGGTGGAGGGGCAGCCGTATTCGGAAACCAACGTTGCCCAGGACCGCGATACCATCCTGAATTACTACTTCGACCACGGCTTCCCCGACGCGACGTTTACCGCGTCGGCCAAGCCGGTGGAGGGCGATGCGACGCGGGAAACCGTGGGCTATCTCATCCAGGAAGGGCCGCAGGTATTTGTGGATCGCATTATCGACTCGGGGCTGCATTACACCAAACCGGGCATCGCCAAGCGGCAGTACCAGATCAAGCCGAAGGACCCGCTGAGCCAGTCGCGAATGCTGGACACGCAGCGGAGGCTCTATGACCTGGGCGTGTTCAATGCGGTCAACATGGCGGTGCAGAACCCGGACGGGCAGTCGCGCTACAAGGACTTGTACCTGCAATTCGAGGAAGCGCGACGGTGGAATTTCACCTACGGCTTCGGCATCGAGGTGCAGAGCGGGGCATTCGGCACACGCGAGATTCCGCAGGGCACCACCGGGGTGAGTCCGCGCGTCAGCTTCGACGTAACCCGCATCAACTTCGGAGGGCGCGCCCACACCATGAGTTTCAGCTCGCACGTGGGCCGGCTGGAACAGCGGGCGCTGGCCATCTACGACGCGCCGCACTTTCTGGCGACCGATTATTTGCGGTTCACCGCGAGCGCGTTCTACGACAATTCGCTCGACGTGCGCACGTTTACTTCGCAGCGGCTGGAAGGTTCCATGCAGTTGGAGCAGATCGTCAGCAAGGCCACGAGCCTGCTTTATCGGCTGACGTACCGCCGTGTGCGCGCCAGCGACCTGTTGATCTCGCCCATCCTGGTGCCGCTGTTCTCACAACCGGTGCGCGTGGGCATGCCGAGCCTGACCTACATCCGCGACCGGCGGGACGACCCCATCGATACCCATAACGGAAATTACAATACCTTCGACACGGGAGTCGCGGCACGAGTGTTTGGGTCGGAAGCGACTTTCGGGCGTTTCCTGGGGCAAAACACGACGTATCATCCTTTTCATAAGCGGCGGTGGGTGTTTGCCCGGAACCTGCGAGTGGGTTTGGCGCAGACGTTCGGGCCGACGGACCTGTTGCCGCTGCCAGAGCGGTTCTTCGCTGGCGGGGGGAACTCGCTACGCGGATTCGCCATCAACCAGGCGGGCCCCCGCGACCTCACCACCGGCGAGCCGCTGGGCGGGAATGCCATGGTGGTGAACAGCTTCGAGCTGCGCACGCCGACCGTGGCGCTGCCCTGGCTCGGCAACAACATGGGGTTCGTCATCTTTCACGATGCGGGCAACGTTTTTGCGACGCCGCACGACCTGTTCAACAGCCTGTTGAAATGGTCGCAGCCGCACCCCGGCCTGTGCACGCAGGCGAGCACGGCCAAGCAGTGCGACTTCAATTACATTTCGCACGCCGTGGGCGGGGGAATCCGCTACCGGACGCCGATCGGCCCGGCGCGGCTGGATTTCGGGTACAACTTCAATCCGCCGGTGTTCGGCGTGTACCCGGACGCGAGCAACAACTTCGCGCCCTTTCACTGGCAAACAGCGAGGCACTTCAATTTCATTTTCAGCATCGGGCAGACGTTCTGA
- a CDS encoding SurA N-terminal domain-containing protein — MRRALQVVLLLLAGADVSAGQVVIDRLVATVNGQPILQSDWDVALRCEALLDRKELQFTPEAARGALERLIDQELLRQQIRTFQLKPIGEEELHRRLQEIRKQIPGAADDAGWQAALQRYGLTQSEVDERITDQLEILRFVDARLRPTVRVNRRSIEEYYRDKLLPQLKQKGAKEVPLAEVSSQIEEILSQELMDTQLAELLRDLRQQSEIHIQPSALPPQAGNTTSGSPQQTQPPRLPRAPAEAR; from the coding sequence ATGCGGCGCGCGCTCCAAGTCGTCCTGCTGTTGCTGGCCGGCGCGGACGTGTCGGCGGGACAGGTGGTCATCGACCGCCTGGTGGCGACGGTGAACGGGCAACCGATCCTGCAAAGCGATTGGGACGTGGCGCTGCGCTGCGAGGCGCTTCTTGATCGCAAAGAACTGCAGTTCACGCCCGAGGCGGCGCGCGGCGCGCTGGAGAGGCTGATTGACCAGGAACTACTGCGGCAGCAGATTCGTACGTTCCAGCTAAAGCCGATCGGGGAAGAGGAGCTGCACCGACGCCTGCAGGAAATCCGCAAGCAGATTCCGGGCGCCGCCGATGACGCGGGCTGGCAAGCGGCGCTGCAGCGCTATGGGCTGACCCAGAGCGAGGTGGACGAACGCATCACCGACCAACTGGAGATTTTGCGCTTCGTTGACGCGCGGCTGCGTCCGACGGTGCGCGTGAACCGGCGGAGCATCGAGGAATACTACCGCGACAAGCTGCTGCCGCAACTCAAGCAGAAGGGCGCGAAGGAAGTGCCCCTGGCGGAGGTGTCGTCGCAGATCGAGGAAATCCTGTCGCAGGAATTGATGGACACCCAACTGGCGGAGTTGCTCCGCGACCTGAGGCAGCAGAGCGAGATCCACATACAACCGTCGGCGCTGCCGCCACAGGCCGGAAACACCACGTCAGGCTCACCCCAGCAAACGCAACCACCGCGCTTGCCGAGAGCTCCGGCGGAGGCGCGATGA